The Phaeodactylum tricornutum CCAP 1055/1 PHATR_bd_10x23 genomic scaffold, whole genome shotgun sequence genome window below encodes:
- a CDS encoding predicted protein, which translates to MIDVLQSCQPLQARTIQPTRKPRHHPTRADSVLRDFASNTSDKSYCDSKDPYRHIPLKPNQRVIHLTGKMGYNNKFQKDVEDRQREVIQKFPWLRNTSDAISHFKVPDHWLNYEPYQEHLQFLKDPTHESSTGGGWWFWKPAVILDVLKQLSPDDVLVYADYDQTNWWPGLAVFIEYMIQNPNIDWALTQMKFNEKDYTKQDVFEAYCGKPTKALQDSGQWRANLHIFRPTPRVIQFVKEWQRATEDYSAISDTESLIPNAPSFVEHRRDQSLLNLLLKCWFTSDEAKYVKMLDPCKGLYSNSRSKKTGKLNLHFVTLPSLKTPEELTLLEERRHSFWASHNRTVPKAVYQT; encoded by the coding sequence ATGATTGACGTTCTGCAATCTTGTCAGCCATTGCAAGCTCGAACCATACAGCCAACGCGTAAGCCTCGACATCACCCAACACGTGCTGATTCAGTGCTGCGTGACTTTGCTTCAAATACTTCCGACAAGTCCTACTGCGATAGCAAGGATCCATACCGACACATACCTCTCAAACCCAATCAGCGCGTTATCCATCTAACTGGAAAAATGGGATACAACAACAAGTTTCAAAAGGATGTTGAAGACAGACAAAGGGAAGTGATCCAGAAGTTTCCCTGGCTACGGAATACCTCTGATGCCATCTCTCACTTCAAAGTTCCCGACCATTGGCTGAACTATGAACCGTACCAGGAACATTTGCAATTCCTGAAAGATCCGACACATGAATCTTCTACGGGTGGAGGCTGGTGGTTTTGGAAGCCGGCTGTGATCTTGGATGTCTTGAAGCAGCTGTCACCAGATGATGTGCTGGTTTATGCTGACTACGACCAGACCAATTGGTGGCCAGGCTTAGCAGTTTTTATCGAATACATGATTCAAAATCCAAATATTGACTGGGCTCTAACACAAATGAAGTTTAATGAGAAGGATTATACAAAACAGGACGTATTTGAAGCATACTGTGGAAAACCGACAAAGGCGCTCCAGGACTCTGGTCAATGGCGAGCCAATCTCCACATTTTCCGCCCTACTCCGCGTGTCATACAGTTTGTTAAAGAGTGGCAGCGAGCCACCGAAGACTACAGTGCAATATCTGACACGGAATCTCTGATCCCAAATGCACCATCTTTTGTGGAGCATCGCCGGGATCAATCTCTTCTAAACTTGCTGCTCAAATGTTGGTTCACGTCAGATGAGGCAAAATATGTCAAAATGTTGGATCCTTGCAAAGGGCTATATTCGAACAGTAGGTCCAAAAAGACAGGGAAGCTTAACTTACACTTTGTCACGTTACCTTCCCTGAAAACTCCCGAGGAACTTACGCTGCTTGAAGAGCGCAGGCACAGCTTTTGGGCTTCCCACAACCGTACTGTTCCAAAAGCAGTGTACCAAACATAA
- a CDS encoding predicted protein: MPPRYRRHNTTDPHANTGVGRYTGRLGNTKAPHDSITAPTNSNNAWEDLVQTVLPSSSSSSSRTESTVTSIDSDPAYQRRKADWASKYASVEALRATFGVNRNGFWGDLDADRTRRLYKTLLPKALLELHAMGVQAQDLAPLAYRARVAAKLYARERSYVTLRIGSHMLDGIRTWQRYGQFDVTGMSYTQVWEKYAKAILEDADEDDESHAALREEDVTAQICLKILESSCRSNTMIDRLCLASGSHNSHHEDHDTTCLVPPHHCDDLNILTQDLERDVWSILDEAQTRAHDPRPHSPTEHQPSYNVQRWRTLRTLARVKRRLERLQHHPHPDSQ; this comes from the exons ATGCCCCCTCGGTACAGGCGTCACAACACCACCGATCCACACGCAAATACCGGCGTCGGACGGTACACGGGTCGACTTGGAAACACG AAGGCACCGCACGATTCAATCACCGCTCCTACCAATAGTAACAACGCGTGGGAAGACTTGGTGCAAACCGTTCTTCCTTccagtagtagtagcagcagCCGCACCGAATCTACCGTCACATCCATCGACAGTGACCCCGCCTATCAACGCCGTAAGGCCGACTGGGCGAGCAAGTACGCGTCCGTGGAAGCCCTGCGGGCAACTTTTGGAGTCAACCGCAACGGTTTCTGGGGAGATTTAGACGCCGACCGGACGCGCCGTTTGTACAAAACGCTCCTGCCCAAGGCACTCTTGGAACTGCACGCCATGGGCGTGCAGGCCCAGGATTTAGCCCCTCTCGCCTACCGTGCCCGCGTCGCCGCCAAACTGTACGCCCGCGAACGATCCTACGTTACCCTCCGCATAGGAAGTCACATGCTCGACGGAATACGAACCTGGCAACGCTACGGACAATTCGACGTTACCGGTATGAGCTACACGCAGGTATGGGAAAAGTACGCCAAGGCCATTCTcgaagatgccgacgaagatgacgaatcCCACGCCGCCCTCCGCGAAGAAGACGTTACCGCACAAATATGTCTcaagattttggaatcgtcgTGTCGGAGCAACACCATGATTGATCGATTGTGCCTTGCCAGTGGCAGTCACAACAGCCACCACGAGGATCACGATACGACCTGCTTAGTGCCGCCACACCATTGCGACGATCTCAACATTCTCACGCAGGATTTGGAACGCGACGTTTGGAGTATTTTGGACGAGGCCCAGACCCGTGCACATGATCCTCGACCACACTCACCGACCGAGCACCAACCGTCGTACAATGTACAGCGCTGGCGTACGCTGCGTACGCTGGCCCGGGTCAAGCGACGTTTGGAACGCTTACAGCACCATCCTCACCCGGATTCCCAATAA